The Gopherus evgoodei ecotype Sinaloan lineage unplaced genomic scaffold, rGopEvg1_v1.p scaffold_45_arrow_ctg1, whole genome shotgun sequence genome has a window encoding:
- the LOC115642722 gene encoding olfactory receptor 6C74-like — protein MAGLEKVNQTTITEFLLVGFETRPELQITLFVMFFIIYLSTIAGNILLILTVWTDHHLHTPMYFFLSNLSFLETGYVSNVIPRLLVSFLTQDKTISLPGCCIQLYVFSFLGTTECFLLTGMSYDRYLAICRPFHYVTQMSSRTCFLLAVASWTCGFVAPSFTVIMTSKLAFCSQGEINHFFCDLTAVLRLSCEDTSIIKVTSLILASIITLAPFVLIITSYIYVILTILGIPSTAGRKKAFSTCSSHLIVVSTFYGALIIMYVVPSGNQSLDFNKVFSLLYTVVTPMFNPIVYSLRNKEVKGALGRVIHKMLLSPKM, from the coding sequence ATGGCTGGGTTAGAGAAGGTGAATCAAACCACTATCACAGAATTTCTGCTGGTTGGATTTGAGACCCGTCCTGAGCTGCAGATAACCCTCTTTGTGATGTTTTTCATTATCTACCTGTCAACCATTGCTGGGAACATTCTCCTCATTCTCACAGTTTGGACTGACCATCATCTccacactcccatgtacttctttctCAGCAACTTGTCCTTCCTGGAAACTGGCTATGTTTCCAATGTCATCCCCAGGCTGCTGGTGAGTTTTCTGACGCAGGACAAGACCATCTCTCTGCCAGGTTGTTGCATCCAGTTGTATGTTTTTAGCTTCCTGGGCACTACTGAATGTTTCCTCCTGACTGGGATGTCCTATGACCGGTACTTAGCAATATGCAGACCATTCCATTATGTAACTCAGATGAGCTCCAGGACTTGCTTTCTGTTGGCAGTTGCTTCTTGGACATGTGGATTTGTGGCTCCTTCCTTCACAGTAATTATGACATCTAAGTTGGCATTTTGCAGCCAGGGTGAAATTAACCACTTCTTTTGTGATTTAACAGCAGTGTTGAGACTTTCCTGTGAAGACACCAGCATCATTAAGGTAACATCCCTGATCTTAGCTTCCATCATTACCCTGGCTCCATTTGTCCTGATCATTACATCCTACATCTATGTCATCCTAACCATCCTGGGAATCCCATCCACTGCTGGGAggaaaaaggccttttccacttgttcctctcacctcattgttgTCTCAACTTTCTACGGGGCTTTGATCATCATGTATGTGGTGCCCTCAGGAAACCAGTCTCTGGATTTCAACAAGGTGTTCTCCCTGCTCTACACAGTGGTAACTCCCATGTTCAACCCCATtgtctacagcctgaggaacaaagaggtgaAAGGTGCCTTGGGAAGAGTAATCCATAAAATGTTGCTTTCTCCCAAGATGTAG